The Ficedula albicollis isolate OC2 chromosome 24, FicAlb1.5, whole genome shotgun sequence genome contains a region encoding:
- the APOA5 gene encoding apolipoprotein A-V codes for MLLKAALLLSLLASCPVSPAKPEQSGLWEYLSQLTGDKDGLEQGQSKLGRDITNLKESIQDGVSYMGDFLEKLSPLSRRLQPRLPEDSASLRRALRRELDSLRDKLSPYVDEVHQQVGKQLDDLRQQLQPLTEELPPPPPQLQPLTEELLDQVSLRARQLRRHLVPSREVTAQLLGGADELQRFMAHYADKIAFHTDQVKDIFHPYTDRLLSEIHRNVEELHRSVAPHARASPEQLNQHIQELSAKLARNARDLHQQIQKNLEQLKAKLPLSLLPRSLGAPPGRSREALAREVQRRVEEFRRDTYAQIQAFTRALDQETEEMRLKPPP; via the exons ATGCTGCTGAAGGCTGCGCTGCTCCTCTCGCTGCTGGCCAGCTGCCCAG TGTCCCCGGCCAAGCCGGAGCAGAGCGGCCTCTGGGAGTACCTGAGCCAGCTGACGGGGGACAAGGAcggcctggagcagggccagagcaagctgggcagggacatcaC GAACCTGAAGGAGAGCATTCAGGATGGGGTCAGCTACATGGGGGACTTCCTGGAGAAGCTGTCGCCCCTGAGCAGGCGCCTGCAGCCGCGGCTCCCCGAGGACTCGGCCAGCCTGCGCAGGGCCCTGCGCAGGGAGCTGGACAGCCTCCGGGACAAGCTGTCCCCGTACGTGGACGAGGTGCACCAGCAGGTGGGGAAGCAGCTGGACGATCTgcggcagcagctgcagccgcTGACGGAggagctcccccccccccccccccagctgcagccGCTGACGGAGGAGCTCCTGGACCAGGTGTCCCTGCGGGCCCGGCAGCTCCGGCGGCACCTGGTGCCCAGCCGGGAGGTGACAGCGCAGCTCCTGGGCGGCGCCGACGAGCTCCAGCGCTTCATGGCTCACTACGCCGACAAGATCGCCTTCCACACGGACCAGGTGAAGGACATCTTCCACCCGTACACGGACCGGCTGCTGAGCGAGATCCACCGCAACGTGGAGGAGCTGCACCGCAGCGTGGCCCCGCACGCCCGCGCCAGCCCCGAGCAGCTCAACCAGCACATCCAGGAGCTGTCCGCCAAGCTGGCCCGCAACGCGCGGGACCTGCACCAGCAGATCCAGAAGaacctggagcagctgaaggccaagctg cccctgagccTGCTGCCCCGCAGCCTCGGCGCGCCGCCGGGCCGCTCGCGGGAGGCGCTGGCGCGGGAGGTGCAGCGGCGCGTGGAGGAGTTCCGGCGGGACACGTACGCCCAGATCCAGGCGTTCACCCGCGCGCTGGACCAGGAGACGGAGGAGATGCGGctgaagccccccccc
- the ZPR1 gene encoding zinc finger protein ZPR1 — translation PPPPPPPGPAEALFRPLSAEDGEQQPAEIESLCMNCFRNGVTRLLLTRIPFFKEIIVSSFSCASCSWSNTEIQSAGRIQEQGVRYTLAVTSRQDMNREVVKTDCASARIPELDFEIPAFSQKGVLTTIEGIIDRAVAGLEQDQPARRVMDKEVARKIDEFIGKLRQLKEVNSPFTFILDDPSGNSFVENPCAPQRDEALVVTHYRRSPQQAAVLGLEGEEVDAKLPDAAEDLRDEVLQFNTNCPECNAPASTNMKLVQIPHFKEVIIMATNCDSCGHRTNEVKSGGAIEAQGTRITLRITDPSDMTRDILKSETCSVEIPELEFELGMGALGGKFTTLEGLLKDIRDLVEKNPFTLGDSSTPSRTGKLQEFIGKLQDIIEGKAQAHFIMDDPAGNSYLQNVYAPDEDPELRVQRYERTFEQNEELGLNDMKTEGYEPEAASGR, via the exons cccccccccccccccccccccgggcccgcGGAGGCCCTGTTCCGGCCCCTCAGCGCCGAGGACGGCGAGCAGCAGCCGGCGGAGATCGAGTCCCTGTGCATGAATTGCTTCCGCAAC GGAGTGACACGGCTCCTGCTCACCAGGATCCCCTTCTTCAAAGAGATCATCGTCAGCTCCTTCTCGTGCgccagctgctcctggtccAACACGGAGATCCAGTCTGCAGGCAGGATCCAGGAGCAGGGCGTGCGCTACACCCTGGCCGTCACCTCCCGCCAG gACATGAACAGGGAGGTGGTGAAGACCGACTGTGCCTCAGCTCGAATTCCAGAGCTGGACTTTGAGATCCCTGCCTTCAGCCAGAAGGGAG TGCTCACCACCATCGAGGGGATCATTGACAGAGCTGTGGCGGGCCTGGAGCAGGACCAGCCCGCCCGCAGG GTGATGGACAAAGAGGTGGCAAGGAAAATAGACGAGTTCATTGGCAAACTGAGGCAGCTGAAGGAAGTCAATTCCCCCTTCACCTTT ATCCTGGATGATCCCTCCGGGAACAGCTTTGTGGAGAACCCCTGTGCACCGCAGAGGGACGAGGCCCTGGTGGTCACTCACTACAGGAGGAGcccccagcaggctgctgtgctggggctggag ggagaggaggtggATGCGAAGCTGCCGGACGCTGCCGAGGACCTGAGGGACGAG GTGCTTCAGTTCAACACCAACTGCCCCGAGTGCAACGCCCCAGCCAGCACCAACATGAAGTTAGTGC AAATCCCACACTTTAAGGAAGTGATTATCATGGCCACCAACTGCGACTCCTGTGGGCACAGGACCAATGAG GTGAAGTCTGGAGGAGCCATCGAAGCGCAAGGCACCAGGATCACCCTCCGGATTACGGACCCTTCCGACATGACCAGGGATATCCTGAAg TCAGAGACCTGCAGCGTGGAGATCCCTGAGCTGGAGTTTGAGCTGGGcatgggagcactgggggggaAGTTCACCACGTTAGAGGGGCTGCTGAAGGACATCCGTGACCTG GTGGAGAAGAACCCCTTCACTCTGGGAGACAGCTCCAcccccagcaggacagggaagctgcaggagtTCATTGGGAAGCTGCAGGAC ATCATAGAGGGGAAGGCCCAGGCTCACTTCATCATGGATGACCCTGCAGGCAACAGTTACCTTCAG aaCGTGTACGCCCCAGACGAGGACCCGGAGCTGCGCGTGCAGCGCTACGAGCGCACCTTTGAGCAGAACGAGGAGCTGGGCCTCAACGACATGAAAACAGAGGGCTACGAGCCAGAGGCGGCCTCGGGCCGGTAG
- the BUD13 gene encoding BUD13 homolog, whose amino-acid sequence MRIVDDDVSWNSIAAAPEKEEEEDEGDMPVVAEFIDERPEEVKLMEEFRTNSKWKLLGDKDSQSSDISGSAKSATRRRHDSPEAAGKHNGSFDPSPPRRHRHDTPDPSPPRRQRHDTPDPSPPRRHRHDTPDPSPPRRQRHDTPDPSPPRRHRHDTPDPSPPRRQRHDTPDPSPPRRHRHDTPDLSPPRRQRHDTPDSSPPKRQRRDTPDLSPPRRRQRHDTPDPSSPRKQRHDMPDLSPPRRQRHDTPDLSPPRRRQRHDTPDPSPPRRRRPGTPDLSPPRRHQDVSPQREKPGSPSGKKSRRKGRTSPSQKEQHRSRSPPGSPKKANTMSSGAKAGLVSADVLQREKQELRKHERSTKHLEEESRNAQTVFRDKSGRKRNLAQEQLEQRLKAEAEAKREEQYAKWGKGLAQERQQQQNVEDAVKEMQKPLARYIDDQDLDRMLREQEREGDPMAALIKKRKAKENKEKEKPRYKGPAPPLNRFNIWPGHRWDGVDRSNGFEQQRFARIANKKAVQELAYKWSVEDM is encoded by the exons ATGCGGATCGTGGATGACGATGTGAGCTGGAACAGCATCGCCGCCGCCCcggagaaggaggaggaggaggacgagggGGACATGCCTGTG GTGGCAGAGTTCATTGATGAGCGCCCCGAGGAGGTGAAACTCATGGAGGAATTCCGAACAAACTCCAAGTGGAAGCTTCTAGGAG acaAGGACTCGCAGAGTTCGGATATTTCGGGATCTGCCAAGTCTGCCACGAG GCGGCGCCACGACTCCCCAGAGGCAGCGGGGAAACACAACGGCTCCTT TGACCCATCCCCTCCCAGGAGACACCGTCACGACACCCCCGACCCATCCCCTCCCAGGAGACAGCGTCACGACACCCCTGACCCATCCCCTCCCAGGAGACACCGTCACGACACCCCCGACCCATCCCCTCCCAGGAGACAGCGTCACGACACCCCTGACCCATCCCCTCCCAGGAGACACCGTCACGACACCCCCGACCCATCCCCTCCCAGGAGACAGCGTCACGACACCCCTGACCCATCCCCTCCCAGGAGACACCGTCACGACACGCCAGATTTGTCACCTCCCAGGAGACAGCGTCACGACACACCAGACTCATCACCTCCCAAAAGGCAGCGTCGTGACACCCCAGATCTGTCACCTCCCCGGCGGCGGCAGCGTCACGACACTCCTGACCCGTCATCCCCCAGGAAACAGCGTCACGACATGCCAGATTTGTCACCCCCCAGGAGACAGCGTCACGACACGCCAGATTTATCACCTCCCCGGCGGCGGCAGCGTCACGACACCCCTGACCCGTCCCCTCCCAGGAGACGACGTCCTGGCACCCCAGATCTGTCACCTCCCCGGCGGCATCAGGACGTGTCACCTCAGAGAGAAAAGCCAGGGTCCCCGAGTGGGAAAAAGAGCCGAAGGAAAG GACGGACTTCTCCCTCccagaaggagcagcacaggtcACGGAGTCCCCCAGGCTCTCCCAAGAAG GCTAACACGATGTCATCCGGGGCCAAAGCCGGCCTGGTGTCGGCCGAcgtgctgcagagggaaaagcaggagctgaggaagcACGAGAGGAGCACCAAGCACCTGGAAG AGGAATCCCGGAATGCTCAGACCGTGTTCCGAGACAAGTCCGGCCGCAAGAGGAACctggcccaggagcagctggagcagaggctgaaggCTGAGGCAGAGGCCAAGAGAGAAGAACAGTATGCCAAGTGGGGAAAAGG gctggcacaggagaggcagcagcagcagaacgTGGAGGATGCAGTCAAGGAGATGCAGAAGCCCTTGGCCCGTTACATCGATGACCAGGACCTGGATAGAATGCTGAGGGaacaggagagggaaggagaccCCATGGCTGCTCTCATCAAGAAAAGGAAGGCCAAGGAGAACAAGGAGAAAG AAAAGCCCAGGTACAAGGGACCAGCACCTCCACTCAACAGGTTTAACATCTGGCCCGGGCATCGCTGGGATGGTGTGGACAG GTCCAACGGGTTCGAGCAGCAGCGCTTCGCCCGCATTGCCAACAAGAAGGCGGTGCAGGAGCTCGCCTACAAGTGGAGCGTGGAGGACATGTAG
- the APOA4 gene encoding apolipoprotein A-IV, with protein sequence MAPKAAALVLVLLAISGSRADVNPDDVANVIWKYFTELGSNAKDTVGQLQQTEISKQLNTLLKSNLQTVSAYAEDLQERLVPFATELQARLAQDSQRMKEQIQRELRELQAKLAPYADEVHQQIGTNIRELQAKLSPYAEELRSQVDRSAGELQRALEPYAAELRERLQDNTDSIKASLSPYADRLQQQIDGGVESLKERLSPMADELKAQVEQSVAELRRGLSPYAQEVQDGLNRQLESLTLQMERAAEELRGRLATSSEELRAQLSPLARELREAASGDAESLRQRLAPLAQQLEQRVGQTLESFRQQAAPFGETFGKQLVQRLEEMRGKLETGAAGVEDHLELLEKEVREKVAAFLSTVPPPQN encoded by the exons ATGGCGCCCAAGGCGGCCGCCCTCGTCCTGGTTCTCCTTGCGATCTCAG GGTCACGGGCTGATGTGAACCCCGACGACGTGGCCAATGTGATCTGGAAGTACTTCACGGAGCTGGGCAGCAACGCCAAGGACACGGtgggccagctgcagcagaCCGAGATCAGCAAGCAGCTCAA caccctgcTGAAGAGCAACCTGCAGACTGTCAGCGCCTACGCCGAGGA cctgcaggagCGGCTGGTGCCCTTTGCCACCGAGCTGCAGGCGCGGCTGGCGCAGGACTCGCAGCGCATGAAGGAGCAGATCCAGCGGGAGCTGCGGGAGCTGCAGGCCAAGCTGGCGCCCTACGCCGACGAGGTGCACCAGCAGATCGGCACCAACATCCGCGAGCTGCAGGCCAAGCTGAGCCCCTACGCCGAGGAGCTGCGCTCGCAGGTGGACCGCAGCGCCGGGGAGCTGCAGCGGGCGCTGGAGCCCTACGCGGCCGAGCTGCGGGAGCGCCTGCAGGACAACACCGACAGCATCAAGGCCTCCCTCAGCCCCTACGCGGAccggctgcagcagcagatcgACGGCGGCGTGGAGAGCCTGAAGGAGCGGCTGTCGCCCATGGCGGATGAGCTGAAGGCGCAGGTGGAGCAGAGCGTGGCCGAGCTGCGGCGCGGGCTCAGCCCCTACGCCCAGGAGGTGCAGGACGGCCTCAACCGGCAGCTGGAGAGCCTGACCCTGCAGATGGAGCGGGCGGCCGAGGAGCTGCGCGGCCGCCTGGCCACCAGCTCCGAGGAGCTGCGCGCCCAGCTGAGCCCGCTGGCACGGGAGCTGCGGGAGGCGGCGAGCGGGGACGCCGAGAGCCTGCGGCAGCGCCTGgctcccctggcccagcagctggagcagcgCGTGGGGCAGACCCTGGAGAGCTTCCGGCAGCAGGCTGCTCCCTTCGGAGAGACCTTCGGCAAGCAGCTGGTGCAGCGGCTGGAGGAGATGCGCGGCAAGCTGGAGACGGGCGCTGCCGGCGTGGAGGatcacctggagctgctggagaaggaggtGCGGGAGAAGGTGGCTGCTTTCCTCAGCACCGTCCCACCCCCACAGAATTAA
- the APOA1 gene encoding apolipoprotein A-I, with protein sequence MRAVVLTLALLCLTGTQARSFWQQDEPQAPLDRLKDMLDVYLETVKASGKEAIAQFEASTVGKQLDLKLGENLDTLGAAAAKLREDVAPYYKEVREMWLKDTEALRKELSKDLEEVKEKIKPFLDQFSAKWTEDLEQYRQRLAPLAQELKELSKQKVELLQQKLTPVAEEARDRLRGHVEELRKNVAPFSDELRQKLSQKLEEIREKGIPQAAEYQAKVVEQLSNLREKMTPLMQDFKERLTPYTETLKARFLSLLEDLQKTVA encoded by the exons ATGAGAGCCGTGGTGTTGACCCTcgccctgctctgcctgacgG GCACCCAGGCCCGCTCCTTCTGGCAGCAAGATGAGCCCCAGGCACCCCTGGATCGCCTCAAGGACATGCTCGATGTGTACCTGGAGACAGTGAAGGCCAGCGGCAAGGAAGCCATCGCCCAGTTCGAGGCCTCCACCGTGGGCAAACAGCTGGA CCTGAAGCTGGGCGAGAACCTCGACACGCTGGGTGCAGCTGCCGCCAAGCTGAGAGAGGATGTGGCCCCCTACTACAAAGAGGTGCGGGAGATGTGGCTGAAAGACACCGAGGCCCTGCGCAAGGAGCTGAGCAAGGACCTGGAGGAGGTGAAGGAGAAGATCAAGCCCTTCCTGGACCAGTTCTCTGCCAAGTGGACGGAGGATCTGGAGCAGTACCGCCAGCGCCTGGCACCCCTGGcccaggagctgaaggagctcAGCAAGCAGaaggtggagctgctgcagcagaagctgaCCCCGGTGGCCGAGGAGGCGCGGGACCGTCTGCGCGGGCACGTCGAGGAGCTGCGCAAGAACGTGGCCCCCTTCAGCGATGAGCTGCGGCAGAAGCTGAGCCAGAAGCTGGAGGAGATCCGGGAGAAGGGCATCCCCCAGGCCGCTGAATACCAGGCCAAGGTGGTGGAGCAGCTCAGCAACCTGCGGGAGAAGATGACCCCCCTGATGCAGGACTTCAAGGAGCGCCTCACCCCCTACACCGAGACCCTCAAGGCTCGTTTCCTCAGCTTGCTGGAGGACCTCCAGAAGACCGTGGCCTGA
- the LOC107604165 gene encoding uncharacterized protein LOC107604165: MAPQCWQCSTWGAHEAVHRQDGIVPSRSRLLEEALAQEGAGHCRALQPQGACEWSWDPACPCPWASGSQHTPGRGQPPAQPTPAPGTAEQRRCVTAGKGHGGQGQGPARQRQWQGPRRLAVPEGVVPRDRAAGCHPCAVCAQGCALPRAAGWLRTRVCTQPGVNSDVRAHTQTRGAPQAPSPRDFPTPGWTQRPCSPPAPCPDLCTNPPGGPWGSYKEGAQGWPRLTEPGAAMKASLLFLLACTAVLAVGASKGQGATQEEGVGALGFLRVPQHPQLRAPLAPSSIHCKD, from the exons ATGGCCCCgcagtgctggcagtgcagtAC CTGGGGGGCACACGAGGCTGTACACAGGCAGGATGGCATCGTTCCTTCCCGCTCCAGGCTCCTGGaggaagccctggcacaggaaggGGCAGGACACTGCCGggcactgcagccacagggtgcctgtgaatggagctgggacCCTGcgtgtccctgcccgtgggcATCGGGCTCTCAGCACACACCTGGGAGGGGGCAACCCCCGGCCCAGCCCACCCCCGCCCCGGGGACAGCGGAGCAGCGGCGATGTGTCACAGCGGGCAAAGGGCACGgcgggcaggggcagggaccAGCCAGGCAGCGGCAGTGGCAAGGTCCGAGGCGCCTCGCGGTGCCCGAGGGCGTcgtgcccagggacagggccGCTGGATGTCACCCTTGTGCCgtgtgtgcccagggctgtgccctgccgCGGGCAGCGGGCTGGCTGCGCACACGCGTGTGCACACAGCCGGGCGTGAACAGCGATGTgcgcgcacacacacagacacgcGGGGCGCCGCAGGCTCCGTCCCCGCGCGATTTCCCAACTCCTGGCTGGACGCAGcgcccctgcagcccccccgcGCCCTGCCCTGACCTTTGCACAAATCCCCCAGGGGGGCCGTGGGGAAGCTATAAagagggagcccagggctggccccGCCTCACAGAGCCCGGCGCAG cCATGAAGGCGTCGCTGCTGTTCCTGCTCGCTTGCACGGCCGTCCTGGCGGTGGGAGCAAGTAAGGGCCAGGGGGCTACGCAGGAGGAGGGGGTCGGGGCGCTGGGG TTCCTCCGGgtcccccagcacccccagctcagagcaccCCTTGCTCCCTCCAGCATCCACTGCAAAGACTGA